Genomic window (Chryseobacterium bernardetii):
TAGAGGAAGTTAAAATGGAGCCTGCTCCCAATACACAGTTATCACCTATTTCAGAACCGAGCATGATGATGGTATCTGCGCCAATAAAGCATTGCTTTCCGATTTTTATACGCCCGAAAGCTCTTACATCCTTGTATTTTTCGAAAAAATGTAAGGCATTATAACCGCCGTCATGATTAATGAATCTAACATTATTAGAAAGTGTTGTTTCGTCACCTATTTCAATTAAAAAAGGTTCTGTGCCTAATTCGGGAACTTCTACAAAACGAACATTTTTTCCTACCTTTAATCCTTTAGCAATACAAATTTTGAGATATATTCTCTTGATAAGGTATTGATAAGTGGTATGAATTTTTAATATGATACGATATATAAATATCATTATTCTAAATTTGTTTTTCTCATACAAAGAAAAGAATTTATATGATAAGAATTTCTAAAATAGAATATTATTTGCCCGAATTAGTTCTTACTAATATGGATCTGGAAAAGGAATTTCCTGAATGGAGTTCTGCAAGAATCCGGGAAAAAGTAGGAATTGTACAGCGTCATATTTCTTCAGAAAATGAGACTGTACTGGATCTTGCTGTACAATCATCAGAAAAAGTGTTTAAAGATTATGACAGGAGCAAAATAGATTTTATTCTTTTCTGTACTCAAAGCCCGGATTATTTTCTTCCTACCACGGCATGCATCTTACAGGAAAAGCTTGGTCTTAGAAAAAATATCGGAGCTGTAGATTTTAATCTTGGATGTTCCGGGTTTGTTTACGGATTGGCTTTTGCCAGAGGATTGGTTACCGCAGGAATAGCCAGCAGTATTTTATTAGTTACTTCAGAAACCTACACCAAACATATTCACCCAAAAGATAAAGGAAACCGATGTCTGTTTGGAGATGCCTCAGCCTCGGTAATTGTTGAGAAAGATATAATGGCAGGAGATTATAGATTCTGTTTGGGAACGGATGGCAGCGGAGCTGAAAATCTAATTGTAAAAAAAGGAGGTTTCAGGACAGATTTTACAGTAAATCCGAACCATGAGTTTGATCCTGAGAATCTTTATATGAATGGCCCTGAAATTTTTAATTTTACCATTGAAAAGATCCCAGGACTGATTAAAGAGACCTTGGATGAAAATAAACTTACCATGGATGATATTGATTATTTTGTTTTTCATCAGGCGAATTCTTTTATGCTGAATTATCTGAGACGGAAAACAAAGATTCCCACTG
Coding sequences:
- a CDS encoding acyltransferase encodes the protein MIFIYRIILKIHTTYQYLIKRIYLKICIAKGLKVGKNVRFVEVPELGTEPFLIEIGDETTLSNNVRFINHDGGYNALHFFEKYKDVRAFGRIKIGKQCFIGADTIIMLGSEIGDNCVLGAGSILTSSMPSGTVYAGIPAKFICTIEEYGDKALKNNVMYPRELEADRPKLEAYVKEHLPHTYKPIKK
- a CDS encoding 3-oxoacyl-ACP synthase III family protein encodes the protein MIRISKIEYYLPELVLTNMDLEKEFPEWSSARIREKVGIVQRHISSENETVLDLAVQSSEKVFKDYDRSKIDFILFCTQSPDYFLPTTACILQEKLGLRKNIGAVDFNLGCSGFVYGLAFARGLVTAGIASSILLVTSETYTKHIHPKDKGNRCLFGDASASVIVEKDIMAGDYRFCLGTDGSGAENLIVKKGGFRTDFTVNPNHEFDPENLYMNGPEIFNFTIEKIPGLIKETLDENKLTMDDIDYFVFHQANSFMLNYLRRKTKIPTEKFYIDMEKTGNTVSATIPIALKNMFDKGMLKEGNRILMAGFGVGYSWGATIIDF